From a region of the Panicum virgatum strain AP13 chromosome 2K, P.virgatum_v5, whole genome shotgun sequence genome:
- the LOC120693092 gene encoding cysteine-rich and transmembrane domain-containing protein WIH2-like: MSYYGQQPPVGVPPQQGYPGKDGYPPQGYPPAGYPPPAQGYPPQGYPQQGYPPPYAQPPPQQQQSSGPSFMEGCLAALCCCCLLDACF; the protein is encoded by the exons atGAGCTACTACGGCCAGCAGCCCCCCGTCGGCGTCCCGCCGCAGcaag GCTACCCGGGGAAGGACGGCTACCCGCCGCAGGGGTACCCGCCGGCCGGCTACCCCCCGCCGGCGCAGGGCTACCCGCCGCAGGGGTACCCGCAGCAGGGCTACCCGCCGCCGtacgcgcagccgccgccccagcagcagcagagcagcGGGCCTTCCTTCATGGAGGGATG CTTGGCTGCCCTCTGTTGCTGCTGCCTCCTGGACGCCTGCTTCTGA